The proteins below are encoded in one region of Helianthus annuus cultivar XRQ/B chromosome 2, HanXRQr2.0-SUNRISE, whole genome shotgun sequence:
- the LOC110891113 gene encoding uncharacterized protein LOC110891113 → MVKSMRCKREKRLRAIKREMVAPLYEKKEEAKLAALEAAMNAPKLPVRTRRDETTTMDASTATPTADIDVEMDEGNQTANSLKSIGRKLKKKLKLGKKKYRGKGKIRKKNV, encoded by the coding sequence ATGGTGAAATCAATGAGATGCAAGCGAGAAAAGAGACTCAGGGCCATTAAAAGGGAAATGGTGGCTCCGCTGTatgagaagaaagaagaagccaAGCTTGCCGCTCTTGAAGCCGCCATGAACGCTCCGAAACTCCCTGTTCGTACTCGCCGGGATGAAACAACCACCATGGATGCTTCCACCGCCACTCCCACCGCCGATATAGATGTGGAGATGGATGAAGGCAATCAAACCGCGAACTCTTTGAAATCTATTGGGAGAAAGTTGAAGAAGAAACTGAAACTCGGCAAAAAGAAGTACAGAGGTAAGGGCAAGATAAGGAAGAAGAATGTTTAG